In Bacillus sp. S3, the sequence AACCGTTTTTGCCGCAGCAATTGCTTCGAAAGAAACGTTACGTAATGACCCGTCACGAACTTCTCCTAATACCAATACTTTTCTTGACATGTAAGTTTACCTCCTGAAAAAACAATTTTTATGTGAATTCGCTTAAATTACTTTTGCTTCGGTATGAAGAAGGTGAACAAGCTCTTTAACCTGATCATTTAACTCGCCGGATAAAACTTTTCCAGCTTCTTTTTTGGACGGCAAATAGATTTCGATTGTTTTTGTTTTTGCTTCGACATCCTCTTCTTCAAGGTCAAGATCATCCAATTCTATTTCTTCAAGCGGCTTCTTTTTCGCTTTCATAATACCCGGTAATGATGGGTAGCGGGGCTCATTAAGACCTTGCTGCGCCGTGACTAATAGCGGCAGGCTTGTTTCGATTACTTCCGCATCCCCTTCCACATCGCGCGTAACTGTTACGCTTGTTCCGTCAATTTCGAGCTTCGTAATGGTTGTTACGTAAGGAATGTTTAGCAGTTCTGCCACACGAGGGCCAACCTGACCGGAACCGCCGTCAATCGCAACATTTCCGCCTAAAATTAAATCAGCCTCTTTATCCTTTAAGTATTCAGCAATGGCTTTTGCAGTTGTAAATTGGTCACCATTTTCGACATCATCTTCAATATTAATGAGGACAGCTTTATCCGCACCCATTGCAAGTGCTGTACGCAATTGCTTTTCTGATTCTTCATTGCCAACAGATATAACGGTTACCTCTCCGCCATTGGCATCGCGGACTTGGATTGCTTCTTCAATTGCATATTCGTCATAAGGATTAATGATAAACTCTGCACCATCCTCATTGATTTTTCCAGCAGATATCGAAATTTTTTCTTCCGTATCAAAGGTTCTTTTCATTAACACATAAATGTTCATGTTTGTGGTCCCCTCCATATTTCCGAGCATTCGCTCAGTTTGAAAGATTAAGAAAATTTTTTAGAAAAATAAATGTATACAACTTCTTAAGCAGGAATCCTGCCTAAGAAGTTATTCACCTGTAAAGTTTGGTTCCCTTTTCTCAAGGAATGCCTGGATGCCTTCTTTTGCATCTTTTGAGACAAATACTTCGCCAAACAGTTCTGCCTCTTTTTCAGTTCCTTTATAAAACTCTTCTGTTTTCGCATAGTTTAATAATTGAATGGAAGCACTAATCGAGACAGGGCTTTTCTTAGCGATTTTTCCTGCTAACTTATAAGCCTGTTCAAATACTTCGTTTTCTGGAAAGGCTTGATTTGCCAGCCCATGCTGGACTGCCTCTAAACCAGTAATAGGCTCAGACGTGAACAGCATTTCCGCCGCTCGGGCAACCCCTACATATTTTGGCAAGCGCTGTGTGCCGGCAAAACCGGGTATTAACCCAAGCTGAAGCTCCGGAAGACCGAGTTTAGCTGTTTCACTGACATATCGGATGTGGCAAGCCATTGCCAGTTCAAGACCGCCGCCTAGGGCTGCCCCATGAATGGCCGCAATAATCGGTTTTGGAAACTTCTCCATGCGGTCAAATAAATCCTGTCCAAACTTACCCAAGTTAGCAAACCCTTCAGAGGAACTAACCGTGGTAAATTCTTTGATATCCGCACCAGCAGAGAAAAAGCGTCCTTCACCACGGATCACAATCGCTCGAATTTCTCGGTTTGGCTCAATTTCATCCAGTAATCCCGACAGCTCTCGTAAAAGGCCTGAAGAAAGAGCATTTGCCGGAGGACGCTGAATCGTGATCGTCGCAATATTGTCTTGATGCGACCATTTTAAATAATCCAAAATTTCTCCCCCTATTCTTTTACTTGTCCGCCCCCGCATCCATTCATTAAAAGATGATGGACTGGGGATGCCAAAGCAAGCAAATTATACTTTTCCTCGTTCATCACCCAAGATGTTACCGTTTCATCAATGGTGCCGAAAATCATTTGCCGGGCAAGGCGAACATCAAGGTCAGGTGAAAACTCTCCCTTGTCTTTGCCTTCTAAAATAATCTTATCAATCACCTGTAAGTAACCTTTTAAAATGTTATTAATCCGGAGCCGTAAATCCTTGTTGGATTGACGCAATTCCAGCTGGGTTACAATGGCAAGATGATGATCCTCATATAGCAGGCTGAAATGCGCTTCGATCATCATTAATAACTTCGCCGCCGCTGTCCCATTTCCTGCTATCATTTGATCTATTTTTTCAATGAAGTTTCCCATTTTTTCTTCAAAGAGTGAGATGAGGATGTCTTCTTTGTTTTTAAAATAAAGATATATCGTGCCATCTGCCACTCCTGCCTGTTTCGCAATTTTTGAAACTTGCGCTTGGTGGTAACCATTTTCGGCTATGGCAATGACCGCGGCATCAATAATTTGCATATATTTCGGCTTACTTTTTTTCAACATGTATCCCCCCTTTGAAGTACATTACTACATTTGCAAAAAGAAAAATATGAATGAATCATCATTCATATTTTAATAATAAAATTTTAATTTATTTCTGTCAAGAATTTCTGTTCGAACTTTATTATCCTATAATAAAATATATTTTGAGACAAGCCTTTATGTTCAAAAAAAAATTAGGCGTGCTTTTGGCTTTCTTCCTCTATTTTTCGTTTCTCTTCTTCTACAAGCATTCTTCGTAAAATTTTTCCTACGGCAGTTTTCGGCAATTCTTCTCTAAACTCATATAATCTTGGCGCCTTATATGCCGCGAGATATTTTCGTGCATATTGGTTCATTTCATCTGCTGAGAGGGTAGATCCTTTTTTTAACACAATATAAGCCTTTACGGTTTCGCCGCGATACGGATCTGGAATCCCGGCGGCCACGGCTTCAAGTACATCCGGATGCTCATATAATACTTCTTCAATCTCTCGAGGATAAATATTATATCCGCCTGCAATAATCATATCCTTTTTGCGATCGACAATATAAAAATATCCCTGCTCATTCATATAACCCAAGTCACCTGTATACAGCCATCCGTCATGAAGGACCTCCTTCGTTTCTTCAGGACGATTCCAATAGCCTTTCATAATTTGCGGACCTTTAATGATAATTTCACCAATTTCCCCGACAGGCAATTGTTCCCCTGTTTCAATTGAGACGACTTTTACATCCGTATCAGGATATGGAACACCTATACTGCCCTTTACTCTTTCCACGTCCCATAGGAAATTGGAATGTGTAACAGGTGATGCTTCCGACAAACCATAGCCTTCGACAAGCTTGCCTCCGGTCACTTCCTCAAATTTCTCCTGGACTTCAAGCGGCAGCGGAGCCGAACCACTTATACAGGCTTCAATCGAGGATAAATCATATTTTTTTAAGTCGGGATGGTTTAATAGGCCTATATAAATAGTTGGTGCTCCTGGAAATAGCGTTGGCCTCTGTTTGTGTATGGTTTTTAACGTTGTCAGTGCATCAAATTTTGGAAGTAAAATCATTTTACAGGACATTTTAATCGATAAGATCATACAGACAGTCATTCCATAGACGTGAAAGAAAGGTACGATGCCAAGCATCGATTCTTCTCCCGGTTTGGCTTTGTATAGCCATGCCTCACTCATGGCTGTATTGGACACTAAATTACTATGCGTCAGCATGACACCTTTTGGAGAACCAGTTGTTCCTCCTGTATATTGGAGCAGCGCAATATCTTCCTCGGGATTAAACTCGTATGCAGTTAACTCTTTTGGACCCTCCTTTAGAATTTCCGTCAATAAATGAGAGGATCCCCCATGCTTTACTTTCACAACAATACCGTATTGTTTTTTTTGAATAAAAGGATAAATGAGATTTTTGGGAAATGGCAAGTAGTCTTTGATAGCGGTTACAATAATGTGTTGTAAATTAGTCTGCGGCATAACTTTTGAGACTCTTGGATAGAGGATGTCTAAGGTGATAATGGCTTGGGCTCCAGAATCTTTCATCTGATACTCTAGTTCACGTTCGGTATATAATGGATTTGTTTGAACGACAATGCCGCCCGCCATTAATATACCAAAATAGCTTATAACCGCCTGTGGAGTATTAGGAAGCATGATCGCAATTCGATCGCCTTTTTTCATTGCCAGATGCCCCTGCAGATAACTTGCAAAACATAATGCATCATTAAAGAGCTTTTTATAGGTCATTTCTGTCCCCATAAAGTGAATCGCTATTTTTTCCGGAAACTCTTTTGCTGCTTTTACAAGATAATCCTGGACGAGTTCTGAAGAGTATTCAAGTGTGGCAGGAATTTCTTTCGGATAAATATCCAACCATGGTTTTGACTCCAACACACATAACCTCCCTTTTGTATATTTAATTATAAAAATTCTAAACTCTCTTATATTATAGTACAGTATTTCACAATAAACAATTGAAGTTATCGCAAAAAAAACACCACTGATTACGATCAGCGGTGCATTCTTATTAAACAAAAAACACTAAATATACGATGCCAATAAGTAAAAACAAGCCGCATAATCCAATCAGTACCTTTGCCAATGTTTCCACTGTTTTTCTCCCCTTACTAAATTCCTGCACCAATTACATATGATAATCCAATTGAAATCATTAGCGAAATAAATCCAACAGCACGGTTATCATTTTGGATTTCCTCGTCAATCTTAAACTTTGGCGTTAAAAATTCAAAGATAAAATAGCCTGCTAATAAAAGAACAAAGCCGTAGATCCCCCAGCCGACCATTTCAAGCAATGAATTGTGCTCCTCCACCGACGCTCGGAATATATTGGCGACACCGAATATTTTCCCTCCGGTTGCCATCGCTACTGCCAA encodes:
- a CDS encoding electron transfer flavoprotein subunit beta/FixA family protein; its protein translation is MNIYVLMKRTFDTEEKISISAGKINEDGAEFIINPYDEYAIEEAIQVRDANGGEVTVISVGNEESEKQLRTALAMGADKAVLINIEDDVENGDQFTTAKAIAEYLKDKEADLILGGNVAIDGGSGQVGPRVAELLNIPYVTTITKLEIDGTSVTVTRDVEGDAEVIETSLPLLVTAQQGLNEPRYPSLPGIMKAKKKPLEEIELDDLDLEEEDVEAKTKTIEIYLPSKKEAGKVLSGELNDQVKELVHLLHTEAKVI
- a CDS encoding TetR/AcrR family transcriptional regulator, with the protein product MKKSKPKYMQIIDAAVIAIAENGYHQAQVSKIAKQAGVADGTIYLYFKNKEDILISLFEEKMGNFIEKIDQMIAGNGTAAAKLLMMIEAHFSLLYEDHHLAIVTQLELRQSNKDLRLRINNILKGYLQVIDKIILEGKDKGEFSPDLDVRLARQMIFGTIDETVTSWVMNEEKYNLLALASPVHHLLMNGCGGGQVKE
- a CDS encoding AMP-binding protein, producing the protein MLESKPWLDIYPKEIPATLEYSSELVQDYLVKAAKEFPEKIAIHFMGTEMTYKKLFNDALCFASYLQGHLAMKKGDRIAIMLPNTPQAVISYFGILMAGGIVVQTNPLYTERELEYQMKDSGAQAIITLDILYPRVSKVMPQTNLQHIIVTAIKDYLPFPKNLIYPFIQKKQYGIVVKVKHGGSSHLLTEILKEGPKELTAYEFNPEEDIALLQYTGGTTGSPKGVMLTHSNLVSNTAMSEAWLYKAKPGEESMLGIVPFFHVYGMTVCMILSIKMSCKMILLPKFDALTTLKTIHKQRPTLFPGAPTIYIGLLNHPDLKKYDLSSIEACISGSAPLPLEVQEKFEEVTGGKLVEGYGLSEASPVTHSNFLWDVERVKGSIGVPYPDTDVKVVSIETGEQLPVGEIGEIIIKGPQIMKGYWNRPEETKEVLHDGWLYTGDLGYMNEQGYFYIVDRKKDMIIAGGYNIYPREIEEVLYEHPDVLEAVAAGIPDPYRGETVKAYIVLKKGSTLSADEMNQYARKYLAAYKAPRLYEFREELPKTAVGKILRRMLVEEEKRKIEEESQKHA
- a CDS encoding DUF350 domain-containing protein, producing the protein MNQFWENEYIQIAAYYSVVILCMVVFLAVFEMVTKYKNWEEIKKGNLAVAMATGGKIFGVANIFRASVEEHNSLLEMVGWGIYGFVLLLAGYFIFEFLTPKFKIDEEIQNDNRAVGFISLMISIGLSYVIGAGI
- a CDS encoding enoyl-CoA hydratase, with product MDYLKWSHQDNIATITIQRPPANALSSGLLRELSGLLDEIEPNREIRAIVIRGEGRFFSAGADIKEFTTVSSSEGFANLGKFGQDLFDRMEKFPKPIIAAIHGAALGGGLELAMACHIRYVSETAKLGLPELQLGLIPGFAGTQRLPKYVGVARAAEMLFTSEPITGLEAVQHGLANQAFPENEVFEQAYKLAGKIAKKSPVSISASIQLLNYAKTEEFYKGTEKEAELFGEVFVSKDAKEGIQAFLEKREPNFTGE